In Enterobacter sp. 638, a single window of DNA contains:
- the thiQ gene encoding thiamine ABC transporter ATP-binding protein ThiQ, whose amino-acid sequence MLKLTDVTWLYQHLPMRFTLTAQQGEMIAILGPSGAGKSTLLNLIAGFLPPARGEMTINGEDHTHTPPSQRPVSMLFQENNLFTHLTVRQNIGLGMDPGLKLTAAQREKLEDIARQMGLMDFIDRLPGELSGGQRQRVALARCLVREQPILLLDEPFSALDPALRQEMLQLVKDVCHQKQLTMLMVSHSVEDAARIAPRSVVIADGRIAWDGETQALLSGNASASALLGIHSQPV is encoded by the coding sequence ATGCTAAAACTGACTGATGTAACCTGGCTTTACCAGCACCTGCCGATGCGTTTTACCCTGACCGCGCAACAAGGGGAGATGATCGCGATCCTCGGTCCCAGTGGGGCGGGGAAAAGCACATTGCTCAATTTGATTGCCGGTTTCCTGCCGCCCGCGCGCGGGGAGATGACGATTAACGGTGAGGATCATACCCACACGCCGCCCTCGCAGCGTCCGGTGTCGATGCTGTTTCAGGAAAATAATCTGTTTACCCATCTGACGGTCCGCCAGAACATCGGGCTAGGAATGGATCCGGGACTGAAACTGACGGCTGCGCAGCGCGAGAAGCTTGAAGATATCGCCCGACAGATGGGGCTGATGGATTTTATCGATCGCTTGCCGGGAGAACTGTCCGGCGGACAGCGTCAGCGTGTGGCGTTGGCGCGCTGTCTGGTTCGGGAGCAGCCGATTTTACTGCTTGATGAGCCGTTCTCGGCGCTCGACCCGGCACTGCGCCAAGAGATGCTGCAGCTGGTCAAAGACGTGTGTCACCAGAAGCAACTCACGATGCTGATGGTGTCGCACAGTGTGGAAGACGCCGCCAGAATTGCGCCACGCTCCGTGGTGATTGCCGACGGACGCATCGCCTGGGACGGCGAGACTCAGGCGCTGCTTAGCGGGAACGCCAGCGCCTCAGCGCTGTTGGGGATACATTCGCAGCCGGTTTAG
- the thiP gene encoding thiamine/thiamine pyrophosphate ABC transporter permease ThiP, with the protein MATRRQPLIPGWLIPGLIAAILMVVVSLGAFLALWFNAPESDLVALWHDSYLWHVVRFSFWQAFLSALLSVVPAIFLARALYRRRFPGRLILLRLCAMTLILPVLVAVFGILSVYGRQGWIAALLNVFGIEWTFSPYGLQGILLAHVFFNMPMATRLFLQALENIPGEQRQLAAQLGMRGWTFFRFVEWPWLRRQIPPVAALIFMLCFASFATVLSLGGGPQATTIELAIYQALSFDYDPGRAAILAMVQMFCCLGLVLLSQRLSKAIAVGSHQVSGWRDPQDRWRSRIADITLIALALLLLLPPLLAVVVDGLNLNVFSVLQQPLLWQATGTSLRIALGAGLLCVLLTMMLLWSSRELYARQARVAGQALELSGMLILAMPGIVLATGFFLLFNSTVGLPEHADGIVIFTNALMAIPYALKVLENPMRDVSARYTLLCQSLGMRGWQRLKVVELRALKRPIAQALAFASVLSIGDFGVVALFGNDDFRTLPFWLYQQIGSYRSQDGAVTALLLLLLCFTLFTVIEKLPGRDAKTD; encoded by the coding sequence ATGGCAACGCGCCGTCAGCCGCTGATCCCCGGCTGGCTGATTCCTGGGCTGATTGCCGCCATTTTGATGGTGGTCGTCAGCCTGGGCGCATTTCTGGCGCTGTGGTTTAACGCACCAGAGAGCGATCTCGTCGCGCTTTGGCACGACAGCTATCTCTGGCACGTCGTGCGTTTCTCTTTCTGGCAGGCGTTTCTCTCTGCCCTGCTCTCCGTTGTACCGGCGATTTTTCTGGCTCGCGCTCTGTATCGACGCCGCTTTCCCGGCAGGCTAATCCTGTTGCGCCTGTGCGCCATGACGCTGATTTTACCGGTGCTGGTCGCCGTATTCGGCATTCTGAGCGTTTACGGACGACAGGGTTGGATCGCCGCGCTGCTCAACGTTTTCGGTATCGAGTGGACCTTCTCGCCTTATGGTCTGCAGGGCATTTTGCTGGCCCACGTCTTTTTCAATATGCCGATGGCGACGCGACTGTTTTTACAGGCGCTGGAAAATATCCCTGGAGAACAGCGCCAGCTCGCCGCACAGCTCGGTATGCGCGGCTGGACGTTCTTCCGTTTTGTTGAATGGCCGTGGCTGCGCCGCCAGATCCCCCCGGTTGCCGCATTGATTTTCATGCTCTGTTTCGCCAGCTTTGCGACGGTGTTGTCGCTGGGTGGTGGGCCGCAGGCGACAACCATTGAACTCGCGATTTATCAGGCGCTGAGCTTTGACTACGATCCGGGCCGAGCGGCGATACTGGCGATGGTTCAGATGTTCTGCTGTCTGGGGCTGGTGCTGCTTAGCCAGCGCCTGAGCAAAGCCATTGCAGTGGGCAGTCATCAGGTCAGCGGCTGGCGCGACCCACAGGATCGCTGGCGCAGCCGCATTGCGGATATCACGCTCATCGCGCTGGCGTTGCTGCTGTTGCTCCCGCCACTGCTCGCGGTGGTGGTGGATGGACTCAATCTGAATGTATTTTCTGTGCTGCAACAGCCGCTACTGTGGCAAGCAACGGGCACCTCGCTGCGCATTGCACTGGGTGCCGGTTTGCTGTGCGTCTTGCTGACCATGATGCTGTTGTGGAGCAGCCGTGAGCTGTACGCGCGCCAGGCCAGAGTCGCCGGACAGGCGCTGGAGCTCAGCGGCATGCTGATTCTGGCGATGCCAGGCATTGTGCTGGCGACCGGTTTCTTCTTGCTGTTTAACAGCACTGTCGGCCTACCAGAGCACGCGGACGGCATCGTGATTTTCACCAACGCGCTGATGGCAATACCCTACGCGCTCAAAGTGCTGGAAAACCCGATGCGCGACGTCAGCGCCCGTTACACGCTGCTTTGTCAGTCACTGGGAATGCGCGGCTGGCAGCGGTTGAAAGTGGTCGAACTCCGCGCACTGAAACGCCCCATTGCCCAGGCGCTGGCCTTTGCCAGCGTGCTGTCGATTGGCGATTTCGGCGTCGTGGCGCTGTTTGGTAATGACGATTTCCGCACGCTGCCGTTCTGGCTCTACCAGCAAATCGGCTCCTATCGCAGTCAGGATGGCGCGGTCACGGCGCTGCTACTCCTGCTGCTGTGCTTTACCTTGTTCACTGTTATCGAAAAACTTCCGGGGCGTGATGCTAAAACTGACTGA
- the thiB gene encoding thiamine ABC transporter substrate binding subunit: MLKKVLPLLALFALPVFAKPVLTVYTYDSFAADWGPGPVVKKAFEADCNCELKFVALEDGVSLLNRLRMEGKNSKADVVLGLDKNLLDAASQTKLFAKSGVASEAVNVPGGWKNDTFVPFDYGYFAFVYDKNKLKNPPKSLKELVESDQKWRVIYQDPRTSTPGLGLLLWMQKVYGDKAPEAWQKLAAKTVTVTKGWSEAYGLFLKGESDLVLSYTTSPAYHIIEEKKDHYAAANFSEGHYLQVEVAARTAASKQPELAEKFLKFMVSPAFQNAIPTGNWMYPVTNVTLPAGFDQLTKPQTTLEFTPQQVSSHRAAWISEWQRAVSR, from the coding sequence GTGTTAAAAAAAGTTCTCCCCCTGCTGGCGCTGTTTGCGCTGCCTGTTTTTGCCAAGCCCGTCTTAACGGTCTACACCTACGACTCCTTTGCCGCTGACTGGGGCCCTGGGCCGGTCGTCAAAAAAGCCTTTGAGGCCGACTGTAACTGCGAGCTGAAATTCGTGGCGCTGGAAGATGGCGTCTCGCTGTTAAACCGTCTGCGCATGGAAGGTAAAAACAGCAAAGCCGACGTGGTGCTGGGTCTCGATAAGAATCTGCTGGACGCGGCCTCACAAACCAAACTGTTCGCCAAAAGCGGCGTGGCCTCCGAGGCGGTTAACGTTCCCGGCGGCTGGAAAAATGACACGTTCGTGCCGTTCGATTATGGCTACTTCGCGTTTGTGTATGACAAAAATAAGCTGAAAAACCCACCGAAAAGCCTGAAAGAGCTGGTTGAGAGCGACCAGAAATGGCGCGTGATTTATCAGGATCCGCGCACCAGCACGCCGGGTCTGGGCCTGCTGTTGTGGATGCAAAAAGTCTACGGTGACAAAGCGCCAGAAGCATGGCAGAAGCTGGCGGCGAAAACCGTTACCGTCACCAAAGGCTGGAGTGAAGCCTACGGCCTGTTCCTTAAGGGCGAAAGCGATCTGGTTCTGAGCTACACCACCTCTCCGGCGTATCACATCATCGAAGAGAAAAAAGACCACTACGCGGCGGCGAATTTCTCTGAGGGGCACTATTTGCAGGTGGAAGTGGCCGCACGTACGGCAGCCAGCAAACAGCCTGAACTGGCTGAAAAGTTCCTGAAATTTATGGTCTCTCCGGCATTCCAGAATGCGATCCCGACCGGCAACTGGATGTATCCGGTAACCAACGTGACGCTGCCTGCAGGTTTTGATCAGCTGACCAAACCACAAACCACGCTGGAATTTACCCCGCAACAGGTTTCCAGCCATCGCGCCGCATGGATCAGTGAATGGCAACGCGCCGTCAGCCGCTGA
- the sgrR gene encoding HTH-type transcriptional regulator SgrR — protein MASGRLQQQFIRLWQCCEGQERETTLNELAELLNCSRRHMRTLLNTMQQQGWLNWEAEAGRGKRSRLTFLYTGLALQQQRAEDLLEQDRIDQLVQLVGDKAAVRQMLVSHLGRSFRQGRHILRVLYYRPMKNLLPGSALRRSETHMARQIFSGLTRINEENGELEADIAHHWQQLSPLHWRFFLRPGIHFHHGRELEMGDVIASLQRARELPLYSHISRIHSPTAWTLDIELSQPDQWLPWLMGYVPSMILPHEWQSMPQFASQPVGTGPYAVTRNNNNQLKIRAFDDYFGYRALIDEVNVWVLPDISEEFSPGLTLEGPTEGEKAVESRLEEGCYYLLFDARTHRGASREVRQWVSQILAPANLIYQAEDQHQTYWFPAYGLLPRWHHARPGRGEKPAGLESITLTYYREHVEHRFIARIMSKLLAAEGVKLEIQEVEYDEWHRGEAVSDIWLNSANFTLPLDFSLFSHLFEIPLIQHCIARDWQQDAAQWRAGEMNLAVWCQQLLSQQAMVPLIHHWLMIQGQRSMRGLRMNTLGWFDFKSAWFAPPEP, from the coding sequence ATGGCGTCAGGTCGTCTGCAACAACAATTCATCCGCCTCTGGCAGTGCTGCGAGGGTCAGGAGCGGGAGACCACGCTCAACGAGCTGGCCGAACTCCTGAACTGTTCACGCCGCCATATGCGCACGCTGCTCAACACCATGCAGCAGCAGGGCTGGCTCAACTGGGAGGCCGAAGCCGGGCGCGGTAAACGTTCGCGCCTGACGTTCCTTTATACCGGTCTCGCCCTACAACAACAGCGCGCCGAGGATCTGCTGGAGCAGGATCGTATCGATCAACTGGTGCAACTGGTCGGCGATAAGGCTGCGGTGCGTCAAATGCTGGTCTCGCATTTAGGCCGTAGCTTCCGCCAGGGACGCCATATTCTGCGCGTTCTCTACTATCGCCCGATGAAAAACCTGTTACCCGGCAGCGCATTACGTCGATCCGAAACGCACATGGCACGACAGATCTTTAGTGGTCTGACGCGAATAAATGAGGAAAACGGGGAACTGGAAGCCGATATCGCTCACCACTGGCAGCAGCTTTCGCCCCTGCACTGGCGCTTCTTTTTACGTCCAGGCATTCATTTTCATCATGGCCGTGAGCTGGAAATGGGCGATGTTATCGCGTCGCTGCAGCGTGCCCGCGAGCTGCCGCTCTATTCGCATATCTCACGCATTCACTCACCGACGGCCTGGACGCTGGATATCGAACTTTCGCAACCCGATCAGTGGCTGCCGTGGTTGATGGGCTATGTGCCGTCGATGATTTTGCCGCACGAGTGGCAATCGATGCCCCAGTTTGCCAGCCAGCCTGTCGGCACCGGTCCTTACGCGGTGACGCGTAATAACAATAATCAGCTCAAGATCCGCGCTTTTGATGATTACTTTGGTTATCGCGCACTGATTGACGAAGTGAATGTCTGGGTGCTGCCCGACATCAGCGAAGAGTTCAGCCCTGGCCTGACGCTGGAAGGCCCCACCGAGGGCGAGAAAGCCGTTGAGAGCCGTCTTGAAGAGGGCTGTTACTACCTGCTGTTTGATGCCCGAACACATCGCGGAGCCAGCCGTGAGGTGCGCCAGTGGGTGAGCCAAATTCTCGCCCCTGCCAATCTGATTTATCAGGCGGAAGATCAGCACCAGACTTACTGGTTCCCGGCATATGGGCTCCTTCCTCGCTGGCACCATGCCCGTCCAGGGCGCGGCGAGAAACCCGCCGGGCTGGAATCCATCACCCTGACCTATTATCGCGAGCACGTTGAACACCGCTTTATTGCCCGAATCATGAGCAAACTGCTGGCGGCAGAGGGCGTGAAGCTCGAGATTCAGGAAGTAGAATACGATGAGTGGCACCGCGGCGAAGCAGTGAGCGATATCTGGCTCAACAGCGCCAATTTCACCCTGCCGCTCGACTTCTCCCTGTTCTCGCATCTGTTTGAAATTCCGCTTATTCAACACTGTATTGCTCGCGACTGGCAACAGGACGCCGCACAATGGCGCGCCGGGGAGATGAATCTCGCCGTCTGGTGCCAGCAGTTGCTGTCGCAGCAGGCGATGGTTCCGCTTATCCACCACTGGCTGATGATCCAGGGGCAGCGCAGTATGCGCGGTTTGAGAATGAATACCTTAGGCTGGTTTGACTTTAAATCGGCCTGGTTTGCACCGCCGGAACCATAA
- the sgrT gene encoding glucose uptake inhibitor SgrT has translation MKRSTARQFYQQYFLATKGVSWLARQCAEQRLKMLEELMQWEVTQTTSER, from the coding sequence ATGAAGAGGTCAACCGCACGTCAGTTTTATCAGCAGTACTTTTTAGCGACAAAAGGAGTGTCCTGGCTGGCCCGCCAGTGCGCCGAGCAGCGGCTGAAAATGCTGGAAGAATTGATGCAGTGGGAGGTTACGCAAACGACTTCTGAACGCTGA
- a CDS encoding sugar efflux transporter, giving the protein MLWLMTMGRRLNGVYAAFMLVAFMMGVAGALQAPTLSLFLSREVGAQPFWVGLFYTVNAIAGILVSLWLAKRSDSQGDRRKLILFCCAMAIGNALLFAFIRHYLTLITCGVLLASLANTAMPQLFALAREYADNSAREVVMFSSLMRAQLSLAWVIGPPLAFMLALNYGFTMMFSIAAGIFAISLVLIACVLPSVARIEQATDKSVTQISDWQNKNVRMLFIASTLMWTCNTMYIIDMPLWISSDLGLPDKLAGILMGTAAGLEIPAMILAGYYVKRFGKRRMMVVAVAAGVLFYLGLILFHSREALLALQLFNAIFIGIVAGIGMLWFQDLMPGRAGSATTLFTNSISTGVILAGVIQGALVQSYGHFAVYWVIAAISLLTLALTCRVKDV; this is encoded by the coding sequence ATGCTCTGGTTGATGACAATGGGCCGCCGCCTGAATGGGGTGTACGCCGCTTTTATGCTGGTGGCGTTTATGATGGGCGTGGCGGGAGCGCTTCAGGCGCCGACGCTAAGCCTGTTTCTGAGCCGCGAAGTCGGCGCACAGCCGTTCTGGGTCGGGCTGTTTTATACTGTCAACGCCATCGCCGGGATTCTGGTGAGCCTGTGGCTGGCGAAACGCTCGGATAGTCAGGGCGATCGTCGCAAGCTGATTCTGTTTTGCTGTGCGATGGCTATTGGCAACGCGCTGTTGTTCGCGTTCATCCGTCATTATCTGACGCTGATTACCTGTGGCGTGCTGCTGGCATCGTTGGCCAATACCGCCATGCCGCAGCTCTTTGCCCTGGCGCGAGAATATGCCGATAACTCGGCGCGTGAAGTGGTGATGTTCAGCTCGTTGATGCGTGCGCAGTTATCATTAGCGTGGGTCATCGGCCCGCCGCTGGCGTTTATGCTCGCGCTGAATTACGGCTTTACCATGATGTTCTCTATCGCGGCGGGGATTTTTGCCATCAGTCTGGTGCTGATTGCGTGCGTGCTGCCGTCGGTTGCCCGGATAGAGCAGGCGACCGATAAGTCGGTGACGCAGATTAGCGACTGGCAGAATAAAAACGTGCGCATGCTGTTTATCGCCTCGACGCTGATGTGGACCTGCAACACCATGTACATCATCGACATGCCGCTGTGGATCAGTAGCGATCTGGGTTTGCCGGACAAACTGGCGGGGATCTTAATGGGTACGGCGGCCGGGCTGGAAATTCCGGCGATGATCCTGGCGGGTTATTACGTCAAACGCTTTGGTAAACGCCGGATGATGGTGGTAGCGGTTGCGGCAGGGGTACTGTTTTATCTCGGTTTAATTCTGTTTCACAGCCGCGAGGCGCTGCTGGCCCTCCAGCTGTTTAACGCTATTTTCATCGGGATTGTCGCCGGGATCGGCATGCTGTGGTTCCAGGATTTGATGCCCGGAAGAGCGGGGTCAGCGACGACGCTTTTCACCAACAGTATTTCCACCGGTGTGATTCTGGCGGGCGTGATTCAGGGCGCGCTGGTGCAAAGCTACGGGCATTTTGCAGTGTACTGGGTGATTGCGGCGATTTCTCTGCTAACGCTGGCGCTAACCTGTCGCGTGAAGGATGTGTGA
- the leuD gene encoding 3-isopropylmalate dehydratase small subunit encodes MAEKFTQHTGLVVPLDAANVDTDAIIPKQFLQKVTRTGFGAHLFNDWRFLDDQGQQPNPEFVLNFPEFKGASILLTRENFGCGSSREHAPWALTDYGFKVVIAPSFADIFYGNSFNNQLLPVTLSDAQVDEMFALVKANPGITFEVDLEAEVVKAGDKTYAFSIDAFRRHCMINGLDSIGLTLQHEDAIAAYENKQPAFMN; translated from the coding sequence ATGGCAGAGAAATTTACCCAGCATACAGGCCTGGTTGTCCCTCTGGACGCGGCAAACGTGGATACTGACGCCATTATTCCAAAACAGTTTTTGCAGAAAGTCACCCGCACCGGCTTTGGCGCGCACCTGTTTAATGACTGGCGTTTCCTTGACGATCAGGGCCAACAGCCGAATCCAGAATTCGTGCTGAACTTCCCGGAATTTAAAGGCGCTTCAATTCTGTTAACGCGTGAAAACTTCGGCTGCGGTTCATCTCGTGAGCACGCTCCGTGGGCGCTGACGGATTACGGCTTTAAGGTTGTCATCGCACCGAGTTTCGCCGATATCTTTTACGGCAACAGCTTCAACAACCAGCTGTTACCCGTGACGCTGAGCGACGCGCAGGTCGACGAAATGTTCGCGTTGGTAAAAGCCAATCCGGGCATCACGTTTGAAGTGGATCTGGAAGCGGAAGTCGTCAAAGCGGGCGATAAAACGTATGCCTTTAGCATTGATGCATTCCGTCGCCATTGCATGATCAACGGTCTGGACAGCATCGGACTGACGTTACAGCATGAAGATGCTATTGCAGCCTACGAGAACAAGCAGCCTGCATTTATGAACTAA
- the leuC gene encoding 3-isopropylmalate dehydratase large subunit — MARTLYEKLFDAHVVYEASNETPLLYIDRHLVHEVTSPQAFDGLRAHNRQVRQPGKTFATMDHNVSTQTKDINASGEMARIQMQELIKNCNAFGVELYDLNHPFQGIVHVMGPEQGITLPGMTIVCGDSHTATHGAFGALAFGIGTSEVEHVLATQTLKQGRAKTMKIEVKGHAAPGITAKDIVLAIIGKTGSAGGTGHVVEFCGDAIRALSMEGRMTLCNMAIEMGAKAGLVAPDDITFNYVKGRLHAPKGNDFDDAVEYWKTLQTDEGATFDTVVTLQAEEIAPQVTWGTNPGQVISVNDNVPDPASFADPVERASAEKALAYMGLKPGIPLTEVAIDKVFIGSCTNSRIEDLRAAAEIAKGRKVAPGVQALVVPGSGPVKAQAEAEGLDKIFIEAGFEWRLPGCSMCLAMNNDRLNPGERCASTSNRNFEGRQGRGGRTHLVSPAMAAAAAVTGHFADIRVLK; from the coding sequence ATGGCCAGGACGTTATACGAAAAACTGTTTGATGCGCACGTTGTCTACGAAGCATCAAACGAAACTCCGCTGCTGTACATTGACCGCCATCTGGTGCACGAAGTCACCTCTCCGCAGGCATTTGACGGCCTGCGGGCGCACAACCGCCAGGTTCGCCAGCCAGGCAAAACCTTCGCGACCATGGATCACAACGTTTCCACCCAGACCAAAGATATCAATGCGTCTGGTGAAATGGCTCGCATCCAGATGCAGGAGCTGATTAAAAACTGCAACGCGTTCGGCGTTGAACTGTACGACCTGAACCACCCGTTTCAGGGCATCGTCCACGTAATGGGTCCAGAACAAGGCATCACGTTGCCGGGTATGACTATCGTCTGCGGCGACTCCCATACCGCCACGCACGGCGCGTTTGGTGCGCTGGCGTTTGGTATTGGTACCTCTGAAGTTGAGCATGTTCTGGCGACGCAAACCCTGAAACAGGGCCGCGCGAAGACCATGAAAATCGAAGTCAAAGGCCATGCTGCACCGGGCATTACCGCCAAAGATATCGTTCTGGCGATCATCGGTAAAACCGGTAGCGCAGGCGGAACGGGCCATGTTGTCGAGTTCTGCGGCGATGCGATCCGCGCGCTGAGCATGGAAGGCCGCATGACCCTGTGCAATATGGCTATCGAGATGGGCGCGAAAGCGGGCCTGGTTGCGCCAGATGACATCACATTTAACTATGTGAAAGGGCGTCTGCACGCGCCGAAAGGCAACGATTTTGATGATGCAGTAGAGTACTGGAAAACCCTGCAAACGGACGAAGGCGCAACCTTTGATACCGTCGTCACGCTGCAGGCCGAAGAGATCGCCCCGCAGGTCACCTGGGGAACCAACCCAGGTCAGGTGATTTCCGTGAACGATAATGTTCCCGATCCGGCCTCGTTTGCCGATCCGGTTGAGCGCGCCAGCGCCGAAAAAGCACTGGCCTATATGGGCCTGAAACCCGGTATTCCGCTGACTGAAGTGGCGATCGATAAAGTCTTTATCGGCTCGTGCACCAACTCCCGTATCGAAGATTTACGCGCTGCTGCCGAGATTGCCAAAGGCCGCAAAGTGGCACCTGGCGTGCAGGCGTTAGTCGTCCCAGGATCTGGCCCGGTGAAAGCGCAGGCGGAAGCAGAAGGTTTGGATAAGATCTTTATTGAAGCCGGTTTTGAGTGGCGCCTGCCGGGCTGTTCCATGTGTCTGGCAATGAACAACGACCGCCTGAATCCGGGTGAACGTTGCGCCTCGACCAGCAACCGTAACTTCGAAGGCCGTCAGGGCCGTGGCGGACGCACGCATCTGGTCAGCCCGGCAATGGCAGCGGCAGCGGCTGTCACCGGTCATTTCGCCGATATTCGTGTTTTAAAATAA
- the leuB gene encoding 3-isopropylmalate dehydrogenase, which translates to MSKNYHIAVLPGDGIGPEVMTQALKVLEAVRTRFAMKISTSHYDVGGIAIDNHGTPLPKATVEGCENADAVLFGSVGGPKWEHLPPAGQPERGALLPLRKHFKLFSNLRPAKLYQGLEEFCPLRADIAANGFDILCVRELTGGIYFGQPKGREGSGQHEKAFDTEVYHRFEIERIARIAFESARKRRHKVTSIDKANVLQSSILWREIVNEIANEYPDVELAHMYIDNATMQLIKDPSQFDVLLCSNLFGDILSDECAMITGSMGMLPSASLNEEGFGLYEPAGGSAPDIAGKNIANPIAQILSLALLLRYSLDANDAADAIENAINRALEEGIRTGDLARGTVAVSTDEMGDIIARYVAEGV; encoded by the coding sequence ATGTCGAAGAATTACCATATTGCTGTGTTGCCGGGCGACGGAATTGGCCCGGAAGTAATGACACAAGCCCTGAAAGTCCTGGAAGCTGTACGCACACGTTTCGCGATGAAAATCTCGACCAGCCATTATGATGTGGGCGGTATCGCGATTGATAACCACGGCACGCCGCTGCCGAAAGCCACGGTTGAAGGCTGCGAAAATGCGGATGCAGTCCTGTTTGGTTCCGTCGGCGGCCCGAAATGGGAACATCTGCCACCTGCCGGACAACCTGAGCGCGGCGCGTTATTGCCGCTGCGTAAGCACTTCAAATTATTTAGCAATCTGCGCCCTGCAAAACTGTATCAGGGTCTGGAAGAGTTTTGCCCGTTGCGTGCCGATATCGCCGCTAACGGCTTCGACATTCTGTGCGTGCGCGAATTAACCGGCGGTATCTACTTCGGTCAGCCAAAAGGGCGCGAAGGCAGCGGTCAGCACGAAAAAGCGTTTGATACCGAGGTGTATCACCGTTTTGAAATCGAACGAATTGCGCGTATTGCGTTTGAGTCTGCACGCAAACGCCGTCACAAAGTGACCTCCATTGATAAAGCCAACGTCCTGCAGTCCTCCATTTTATGGCGTGAAATCGTCAATGAAATCGCCAACGAGTACCCGGACGTTGAGCTGGCGCATATGTACATCGACAACGCCACCATGCAGCTGATTAAAGACCCGTCGCAGTTTGACGTCCTGCTGTGTTCTAACCTGTTTGGCGATATTCTCTCTGACGAGTGCGCAATGATCACCGGCTCGATGGGCATGCTCCCATCCGCTAGCCTGAACGAAGAAGGTTTTGGTTTGTACGAACCCGCGGGCGGTTCGGCTCCGGATATCGCGGGCAAAAATATTGCTAACCCAATCGCGCAGATCCTGTCACTGGCGCTGCTGCTGCGCTACAGCCTGGATGCAAACGATGCAGCAGATGCGATTGAAAACGCCATTAACCGCGCGTTAGAAGAAGGCATCCGTACCGGCGATTTAGCGCGCGGCACGGTGGCAGTCAGTACCGATGAAATGGGCGATATCATTGCCCGCTATGTCGCAGAAGGGGTGTAA